The nucleotide sequence GTATAGTGACACTGAGGCAGCTTAAAATTGCATGTCTGCTGTCAAAAGTTATCatgaaacaaagcaaaaaagtctaaataaagtactctttcttttcctctgcatGCACATGGTTTCCCTCGGCATTGATGATAGCTGTGTCTGCATCAGGAGCGTCTTCTGCTCCTTTGGCCTCATGTGTTAGATATGTCCCTGTGGACAAGCAGAGCCACAGCAAGTTATTCACCTACTGAAAATTGCTAGACATATACATCTACTCCAAACAAGAAAATTGTTATTCATGGGAGTGCAAGTGACCTCTCTTACCTTTATGTCTGGCTAGATATCGTCCAAGAACTATTATCAAACACAAGGTGATAAAGACCACGACTGCAACAACGCCACCGATTAAAGCATGGTCAGGTCCCTGTTGTCCTAAAGCATTAGGATCTGAaccgacagagagagagaaagagagagagagagagagagagagagagagagagaaagagagagagagagagagagagagagagagagagagagagagagagagagagagagagagagagagagagagagagagagggagagagagagatggaaggaaaagtGGAAAGTGCATAATATTAGTTGATACCATCAACACCTGCAAGATTTTCTCTTCCTTTGCattagtaaattaaaaaaacaaaaaactccagAATCCAGATACTTATTCTCTTAgtcttgcaaaaaaaagaatagtcCCATATGAGCTTCTTCCATATTTACAGCAACCTGACATTGCTGCTTTGATAAGAGCACAAAATGACATAagcataaatgaatgaatgataaataaataaatatatacattttcataataaaaaggcaaatacatatattaatgtgttgaatttatttctacatttctgttatttaggatatttttgtatttctacatttatttatttctgtatttctgtgtctgtgtgttagttGAATGTGTGGTCCTTACATCAGTCTAAAGCAGGGGAGTGGTCAGCTGGGTGAACCAGACAGAAGCATACGACTATCAAATATACATGACACATGTTAGCTAACCTGTTAAATACAAGAACAGACTGTATAGAAAGATTGACAACGTGGTTATGTATGATCCAAATTGTTTCTGTATTGTGTAGAAAATGCTTACACATGCAGATATTTATAGCATTTTGTATGCAATGTTTAACGTCAGTGAAGTCCATTGAGAAGTTTAAAGCAAGGCAGCATAAACACAAGTTATTGCAGTGAAGTTCAGAGATAGACGAGCTAATGCAACCTGAGCTAACACCACAATGACAATAACATGCTCACTACTGTTTTAGATATTTTCACAAGTAACCCCCTGCACCAGTTTAAAACAGAGCTTCATTTTCctcctgtaacacacacaagtTAACCAGCTCAGATTTAGCATTAGTGAATCCCTGTTAGTAACTTCTTGTTATTTTATGTCCAGTAGTTTACTGTCAATTCACATCTATAAATTCACAATCCACCAGATTATTGTAGCTTCctaaaaaatattaagtttGACTGTAATTTGACACTATATAACTTAACAATAATTCAGACTTACTCCACAGCTTGCTAAAGGGTATTTTAGAATATGTTTTACTCATGAACAGTTATAACAGTTtctacattaaatatataatatctaaACTTTGAGACATCTTGTCTTGTACTTCTGTCTATCAACAGACTGACACCCTACAGCGAGGGGCAGAGCTGCATCACAGTGAGTGACCACAGCAACAACATGGGATGCCTGAAGAGAGTGAAGCTTGATGCAGGACTGAAGCAGGAGCGGCAGGACATCCAGCAACTGTTACTTAGATGAATATCATCCTCTCGACAGTGTGATGGCACCCTGCGTTGGTGTGTTCATGGGAGCTCAGCTTGTTCTgttgtttcagacagaagcaTCCAGGGGTTAGGCTGTGGCTGCTGAACATTAGTGTAATACTTCACATGCTCCTTTTGTACAATAAACTTTTATTCTATACAATTCTGATctggtattttttctttcacattatACACAATCTGTATTTAAGTGTTCAATGGGACATAGAGAACTTATGGGTACAATTTTGTGTAAACATAGTTGCAGAGAACCTGAACATaaatgatttgtattttttctgaagATGATCTAATGCTATAAATATCCAcatcaagcaaaaatgtaataattgcaTGATGACGAGTCTCCAGGCCTTTTATTACATTGGCTTTAATATTGTTACTGTacattacacacaaatacatgtgtgaaattatatatttcacattcatactgagaaaaaagagaagaatcCCAGCCAGGTCACTTAAGGTCAGTGATTGaaacatatttatcaaaaaGTATCTTTATTGAGCAAGTGAGGACAAtgttctctttttcatttttaacaagtACATTACTAACATATGAATGTTTATGATTTCTATGAATGTTCAAACTTTTGTCTCTACAATCTCTACAAAGACGGTGACAGAGTGAACATGAACAGTAGCGAGTCTGCTGTCCATACTGGACTTGTCTCCATCGTCTGCACCCTGCAGAGGCTGTGGCACAGGCTGCTTCtgtaaatacaatacaatcacAGGTGTAAATTAATTGTACATAGATCAGTTTGAGATCAATGTAAGTATACTGTATTTGACCACTAAATACAAAAGATAACTAACTGTCCtcctttgttttttgtgattattcTTGTCACTTCATAGTAAACCAAAGTTCATTAATTCATTGTTCTTCACGCTGAACAGATGCTTCTTCAGTCTGTCCTTTGACTAtgtagtttatattttaatggcTGGCTAAtaattttaagatttaaattAAAGGGGGACCTATTATgtctttccttattttcagtcctATAATGTTACCATATCAAATGTCCATAATGGCCAAAGTGTCACATAAATGCACAAATAAGTAATCCATGTGAGCAGAAAGCACTgtcttcagactgctctgaataCTCAGTTTCCAACATTTCTCTCTACTTTCAGCTCTGCTAATTCAGCAATGaacatatttcatttcttatacattcttcacaataaaaaagttatttactcatttaaaagcttttaacaTGAAGCAGCAAAAACTGGAAGTGTTGAACTTTTATCAGCAGCAACTTAACATGACTCTGATACTCCTCACTAGGCCTCCTTAGGCTGGCCAATCAGATCAGATTGGGCTGAGGGGGCCCCTTTAAGAGACAGGAGCTGAAACTGCCTGTTaaaagacagaggctgaactgaggggctgcataaagggtcagAATAAGAAGGAGTGCGTTAACCTTGTATCATGCAAAGCTGCTCTGGTGGAGTTCCAAAATAAAAATTTCCTGCTGGAAATTAGCATGATAGGTCCccttaaaaacatgattttgtaagtttaatactttaatactatTGAGTACACTTATGCTAACTCCAAATCAAATTTTATGACTAAATATTGTCATACCAGGCTGTAAGTTTTATAATAGGCTAGGCTTAGCTAGCTAACACAGATTAGCTGATGACAATGATTAACTTACCGAAAAAAGCAAAGAAGGGCCGACACCATCTGTAAGACCAATCATCAAAAGCTCCATCCCCAGGTTCAAAAATGCTGGTAGTTAATCAAAGTAAGATTTATACTAGTGTCCTCCTTTAGAAACAGCTGTTGTCCCATGTCTGCTGTGGTCAAGCCAAGGTAGTAATAGCAGTTATAGGAGTTAATAcagaagtaaataaatgaagaaatgtgtaaatacataaataaataaatgtaaaaatacacaaataaatgaaggaaTACAGAGATAAATAAACTTAGAAATATAGcaataaatgaaaaagataAGATTAGTAGATCACGATAAATAAGATCATTTATGGAAATGTAGAAAAGACAATCAATACATTAATTTAATGAtgctcttttttcaatttttcaaaaatctaatgtttattatttatttatacttatgtcattttttgtgcTCCATACTTTGAAATACTTGAATTGGGGTATAAAAGAAGTAAATGAAATACCACAAATCTCTccacaattaaaaaacatggCATTAGCAAAGCGACATGCTGCAACAACACTGAAGTCTAGCTTTGAGTGATGTTTTAGGCTTTTTCCAAAGCCTTGAGTGACACTATCATTTGTTTTCCCCTTGCACGCTGCCACTTACTGCCGCTGAGGAACaggttcaaaaaaaaaaaaaagaaaaagaaagaaaaaaaagtcttatttaaCATGAGACATCCACTGGGGCAGAGAGCGTGCTGAAGGTTTCCCAGGTAGGAGCATGCCTTTGTGTCTGTCCTGCAATAAACTGTAAGTGGATGTGTCTTTACTGTGCACCTCATGTGCTCTCATTATCTCAAGCTGATGAATGGCTATGGCTTGTGCTCAGTTTTGCAAAGTGACCCTGGGAAATGACGGCGGGATGTTCCTGCAAACCTCGTTATACACCTCTGTTAACAGAATGCAACCATCATTTTCAGAAACCCCAAAGTGTggggcattaaaaaaaagatgaatttgtgAAACATGCAGTTCATTTCACACCATGCAGATTAGAACCaccatgttgctgttttttcagGGATTCACTAGCAGACACTTCAGACTTTTAAGCAATAATTGTTTTGGTATAACAGTTGAATAAACTCAACTTTGGTTGCATGTCGATGGATATAATGATTTGTACATGTGATTCCACTGTCAACAAGGGGCATAAGCAATTTTCATATCACACTCAGTTGGTGTACAGTGCTCACAGGAATGAGACAAGCTGAATTGCTATTGCTGCATGGCTTCTGAACTTGTCGGCTGAACACAACCTACCTGTTATGCTTTCGCCTTACAGAGTGAGTAAATGACTATTCAGTATTTATTCTTGTCCAACCAGAATTTTGAGCTTTAAATCATGCGtaaataaactgtttatttttgtgtcacTCCTAGCATCAGCTGCagagaacaacaacaatcaaAGTGGTTGCAAAAATTAGAACATCTTTCTTGAAAGACTGAGATGACACAGTACACACGCACTGTCACAAAAAAGGAAGGCTAAAGACAGCACACAAGGACATCAGTGACTCAGTCAGCCTTATTTTGTCTCATATGGTTTAGTTACATAAATACAATGTTAAATAGGAGTCCTGATTCAATCCTGTCTCCAACAGCAAGTATTTTAACctttatgaaaaaatgtataggaaataaaacatctcaaaataAAAAGCTACAAAGGAACAAAGCAGGATGTGGTGTACATAGATTCAATCATGAACTTGACCAAAGAAATGCTGTGAAAACAAATCTTTCATATAGTAACTATATGATCAGAAATGTGAAAGATAAAAAGTTGGACCTGTCCTTTCATTTCTGCTGTAACCACAAGATCCAGAATCAAATGTTTACACCCTGGCACAGATACAATCTCCAGCCCAGCTCTACTCAGATATAGTCATCTATTTCATTTTGCAAAGACAAACCAAACCAGGAACATATTGTGTGATAACTTATGCAGCCTGTGACATGGCTGGAGAGAAAGTGGCACGCGTCAGCAGAGTGAGCATCCATGCATGGTGATGGTTTGGCTCATGCTGGGTGGAGGCCGTGATGTGTCCTGACCCAGATCCAGATCCAGCATCACACACTGTAAAGCTGGCTTGCAATGATCGTCTAGTGGGATATTTACCTGTTGTGGGCCCTGGAAAGTCTTTGGCTGTTGCCATGGTTGCAGACAGTGACAGCAGTAAGGGAAGACGAGGGGAACAACACCATGATAAAAAGGTGACCAGAAAGTTCAAAGGAAACATGAGAAATTAGCATgatccattttctttttaaatttacttCAACAGCTTGCAGACGTGACGGAGAACATGGCTTGCTGTCAGAGCCAAATGCATGCCTAATTGGAGAACCATTGACAAGgacaagatgaaaaataaaggcTTACATACTATAGATTTTTGGTGTGTAACTGACTGAATtacaaacaatattttctcaCGTATCACTAATTGTATGTGGTCAGGCAGTTAGTTGTAGCTTAAACTGTCCAGATTTTGAGATATGTCTCTAATATTAAGAACGCCTatcaactgattttttttagttGCCTATGAAAACAACAGTTTCAGACAGACATCTCAAACCTTGagcaaattaaaccaaaactaCCTGCATAGCTAGATACCAATAGTAAgtgagaaaacatatttttgaaacCGACCTCTTAATACTGAAAACATGCAATCCCTTTTGGACTTCTAATGAATTTTCAAACATTCAGTGGTAACACATTCACGTACACCTGGAAATTTAGCAATCACTAAATAATGGGTACCGCTTTCTGATAAGACAcccttaattaattaataaggGGTTTATAAAATTAAGTAATGGCTAATagtactttttaaataatttacatATGATTTATAAATCATTCAGAAGCCATTGATATGCATACTTTGTGGGATGCCAGGGTTGTTAAAACCCCTCCTTTTTATACCACTATAACATTTGCTTTATCTAATTCTTCAGCAAAACACCTCTTGTGTACTATTTAACCACCTGGGCATTCAGGTGTAAATCAATTTATTAACAGTTTATTAAGATTAATTACTGTAGACTAATTATTCTCATCAGTGGCTTTGATGTAGTTGACACCTGGACTTAGCAAATGTGAAATCCTAACTCTTTACCAATGACTTGTAAAGATGTATAACTACAGACTTCAATCATTTTCAaaagatattattattaatggattatgaattatttgtaaaacattaatatatcaTTTATTAAGCCATTCATTAATGCTTATTATCACTTTAAAAAGGTGCCTTATCAGAAAGTGGTACCAAATAATGTCACATCATGTACACCTTACATTTCCAAGAAGGGATATGTATTGCAAATCCTCAATGAGGGTATGCAAGAGTGTGAAAAAATGGTCACTTTGATACTTAAACTTGTAACATTGGGGAAAAAAGTTGCTCAGAAAAGTGAATTCATGGCTtatgtatgttgtgtttgtgttagccTCCCTTTTATGAGACTCAAAATCCTTACATTTTAAGGTTTGTGGGTTGATAATCCAAATGAGGCACATCCAAAAATCCCACCacaaaagaaaagcttttttttgttggcaatttcacttgtttttttccttaagAGTGCTATTGTGACTCAGTATAGCAAAGTCATACACAGTACACTACTACAGTAATTCTATTAGAAGAGATGAGCTCATAAACACAGAGAATGGGATTTTACTAAATATTATTCAAGCATAATTGCATGTGTTCTTAATGCTTGCTTTAAGCAGCAACAAAattccatttttatttctgcTCCTGCCAAACGGGTggttaaataaatcaactatCTTGTGTGGAAACTGACCACTGACAATATCAGCTTATATTAAAAATTATCAGTGACAGTAATAAAAATGCGAGGAGGATAGCAATGCTTTGTAAAAAAATAGATTagaaagagaagacaaaaaaataaaacaactgttgGATTCATCCAGTAAAACAATTCTATTTTCTAGCTCAAAGCCTTGTTGTTAGCTCATCAATCATCAACTGTGTGTTCAGTGTCATATTTGTGAATGCATGGAGCGTTAAGGCGGGgccagggtttttttttttttttttttgggggggggggggggggggggggggggggtgcaggcATACCTGTGAGCACAGTTGTGATTGCCTATGCCTGATGGGGGAATGTTGGCATTAGCAGAGTGGAAGAATGGAGGCTAGAGAGGGAGGCAGGGGAGCTGAAGTTGGAGGCACTAAGGTGATGATGTCTGCTAAATGAAAAGAGGAACAACagggagcaaaaacaaacctcttaatggggggggggggctcaacATGAGAAAACTTACAGGAAAATCAAACAGCACCAATCAATTACTGCGCATGGTTAGTGCAGTGGGTTAATTCTGGGCTTTCACCTGAGTGAATAcaggcaaaacaacaaaaaaataaatagatgatAAAATACATCAGTAGCACAAATGACTCAAGCTGTGAATGAGTAAATTCTTTCAGGAATATCTTTGAGCAAAGGATGAGTCATACAAGAAGGACTCATATTTCTTATATCTGTTAAGTTATCTGAGTTAATCTGATTGGTAGATAAATGGGCCACACATACAGAATCCACATCCATCATGTATCATGCTTGTTAAGATGAAAATGTAGTGAAATGTGAGGGTAAGAGGTAAGAAGCGGGGCAGAAGATTTACAGGCAGGTGCAGACATTTCCCAACTGTATTTAACCAAactagtatatatatatatactaccATTTCTCTAACATCTCAGACAGAGTAATTATCATATACTGTGTTTCCTCTATTTATTTAATACTGTGTATTAAGTAGCATAATTGCAGATGGTGATAAATTGCGGCGGAGTGATGACATTTATTGCTTCTCAGCTCTCCTGTCATTAGCAAATTAGGCTTCGAGGCTGAGATGATCCAAAGAGACCCGTTAAGTATTCAGCCAGACATGATGTCACTCTGAAGAATGACTGTCATCATCAGTGGAAATGAACCTGTCTTGCACATCTTTTACCCACTCAACTCAATTTTTCATCTTTCCCTAGTAACCAGGACTTTGTATTGAGTGTGAGAGGACTGCTGAGGGTCATCAGTTTTTGCTATTTCCTCGGTTAATCTAACAAAAAGTGAGACACAGCTCCCTGACACATATAACTCTAATAACGCTAATCCAACCAATTTCAATGTTtctttttgatttgaaatgatAAAGAGAAGGCTTTCTGACTTAAATAGGAGGAATGAAACTTTTGTCCAGAAAATGGCGCACAGATATGACAGGATGATATGGACTAGCCTGACATCGCTGCCTTCCCCTGTTCAATGAgcatgatgaaagaaaaaaactgagataaCAAAAGCTGAAAGGACGAATGTGTCATCCTCCTTTtcccttgtttttttccctcagtgATGGGCTTTTTCTGCTCAAAAGCCTCTGcctttaaaatcaaacaaagaaGCTGCTGTGCATCCACTAAGTGCTTGTGAGCTTAAATAAGTCCAGTGTCTGAGCTGTAATAAGTTCCTCCCAAACACACTGCACTCTCGTGTGGGACTGTTTAATTGGCAAAAATGGAAACATATAAATCCATGTTGAATTTTAATATGCTGtccttgttttgtatttttacttggCTGTATTTGATCAACGCTTTAAACATGTGCTGCAGAGGCCTTAATGATCCGTTTCCTGCACCATGCTGTCTTTATTCTCTCAGCCCATCCACTGTCTCGGGATTAACTTATCTCTCCTCCAGGCGGTACTCGGAAGCTAAATTCTGCATccttaacacttttttttctgtttcctcatAGAGAAAGTCCAAACGCTAAACCTATGCAGCAATATGTACAGAGTACAGTAAGATAAACCGGGTTATCCTCCATGGTACCAAGGCAGGTCATCCATTAACTGCAGCGTTGGTGGTTCGATCTACATGTCAAAGTGGTCTGGAGCAAGACACTGAATCTGTATTGCTGTGACCACAATGATGCAATGTGCCTTGAATAGTGTGTGTGCattggtgtgtgggtgtgaatgtGTAAATGAGATGCAAATTGTCAAAAGCGTTTTATCCTACCAAAGTTGAAAAGCGATGTATATGTGCAGTCCATGTTGCTAAATTTCAGAGATTTGCATTTGTGCCAGTTTTCCAGTAATTTCCAGTGTAAGAAAATCAAGAAGCAGGTTATTTAAACTTGCTCTAATTGTGTAAAGTCTAGATGAGCATCAAGTCTACATGAATGATTGTCAAAGTTACAATATCATTACAGTGTGAGGTCAAGCATtggacattttcaaataaattagCACTTAATCTACATGATCACACCACAATAATGTAGTACCAACCAAAGATCATGCAGACTTGATATTCATTGTTGTATGTTACAAAACTCAGTCAACCAACTGATTATTTGAGTGATTTTCGTATTATATGGAAATAAATGGCTGCCTCATATGATAATACAaaaattttgaatttaaaaatctaaaactgTACAGCAGCACCAACAATGGTCAGCCAATGTAAACATGATTTTAGTTAAGGAGATAAAAGTTGCAAACACACTGGCGGGGTCAGTTAAATTCTTGAAATCTAAGAAAATTAACATTGCGCCCAGGCTCTATAGCCAAAAAGTTGGAACATCACTCAAGGAATTAGAAGTCTCAGATGTCTCAGTTACCTGTCCACAATCTACTTTTCACATAAAACTGGTAAAACAAAGCTTCTGTAACATGTTCCCCAAGGGGGCAATCATGACAATGTCTTCAACAGTCATTATGAGTGGCAGATAATCTGACAGAAAGACTGTAATTCGAGGAGATGGTGCTGAATATATTATTGCTTTTcttattatgttttttgattttagaccctttttttatcataacatgCACCGTCTGCAAATCATACCTCTTTAGGTTAAGCTGCCAGACTGACAAACCTTCTGCTGGCATTGTATCTTTGTAATGAGCACCAATCATCTTTAAAATAGCACACAATGCAAGTGCAGCAAGTACACTGCCAAGCACTGAATATGAAGCAACAGCAAAACTGATCATCCATAATACAAGATTAGCCCTTACTGAAGTACCCACCATATACAAAGAGTATATATTCAGCACTGCTGGTCCCGAGGTGGTTGCTGGCCTCGCAGCGGTACGTGCcattatctgttttatttagtgTGGTGATAGTTAGTTCTCTGCCCTCCACGATCATACGCTCAATGTCTGGCAGCTCTCCTCCATCTTTAGACCAGAATACTGGTTCAGGtctagaaaaagaaaaaaaacagacaatactGTTGGTAATATTTTCTCAGTTTATTTTgctgcagtactgcagtattactcTTGAAAATTATATTCTGTAATGAAGAGGAATCACATTTCAAGTTCAATTTCTTCATATTGTCATGCCAGTAATTGCCACTAAATTGAAgttgtaaataaattacattgGGTTGCCTATGGAATCACACTCCAGTTTGAAGTATTGCCCTTCCTGTGGAATCACCAGTGAATGTGTGATCTTCAGGTAGGGAGCATCTGTgaagaagagacaaaaaaatccaaagctATGACATCACTGTAGGTTTTAACTCGAATACCGACAAAGTACAACAGTAGTTAGCTCTTTACCCATTGGGCAGCTCTTAGCTCTAGCCCATATCCCTGTTCTGCTTTGGTACTAATCCCTTACCTGCAAACTAATCCGGCACTAATCCTGAGCCAATGCAAAGCTAAACCTGCAGACATAAATGTAATCTCAATTCTAGTATTTCTTCTCAATGCTAATCTTAAACCTAATCCAGCTTTGCAGGGTGTGTATGACTGCACTCACAGTGGACCTCCAGGACCTCAGTTGTCTGGTAAGGATTGGACAGAGACACATGCTCCACGCTGCAGGTGTAGGCGTCTCCGTCATCTCCTCTGTCCACATTGAACTGGAGGGAACTCCTCACTGTGAATGATTTTCCTGTGGCATTCACCTCCTTGGTGCCTGTAGAgagtcagaaaatgaaaaaaaaaatgtacttgtaTAACTAATATTATTGGGGAACAGTTCTTGCTTTTGTGCAGGAAGTTCGTGCAAAAAATAATTTCGAAGAGAAAGCAGCTAGCATTATAACTAAAATGTGAgaaacatgcattttatttcaagttGTGTTCTGACATAGACAgctgcagtgttgttgtttttctctgcatCTCCTTTGAGGGAGAGAATCCTTGGCCTTTGAAAGTCAAGTCAAAGTAGAGTGAATACGGAGGGGAGAGCAGTGAGCGTTGACTCGGTTGGTTGGGTGTGTTTGCTCCTTCAGGACCATCTC is from Scomber scombrus chromosome 5, fScoSco1.1, whole genome shotgun sequence and encodes:
- the cadm2b gene encoding cell adhesion molecule 2b; this translates as MIVKQHLIFILYSLCASIFKVAGTKSKAKGGQGQFPITQNVTVVEGGTANMTCRVDYNDNTSLQWSNPAQQTLYFGDKKALRDNRIELVRASWQELTITISDVSLSDEGQYTCSLFTMPVKTTKAFLTVLGVPERPEITGFTKPALEGDLITLTCTTLGSKPAANIRWFRNDKEVQGTKEVNATGKSFTVRSSLQFNVDRGDDGDAYTCSVEHVSLSNPYQTTEVLEVHYAPYLKITHSLVIPQEGQYFKLECDSIGNPIPEPVFWSKDGGELPDIERMIVEGRELTITTLNKTDNGTYRCEASNHLGTSSAEYILFVYAKDFPGPTTDPNALGQQGPDHALIGGVVAVVVFITLCLIIVLGRYLARHKGTYLTHEAKGAEDAPDADTAIINAEGNHVHAEEKKEYFI